In the genome of Cronobacter malonaticus LMG 23826, one region contains:
- the gshA gene encoding glutamate--cysteine ligase — protein sequence MIPDVSQALAWLTEHPEALKGIRRGLERETLRVTPEGELATTGHPESLGSALTHKWITTDFAEALLEFITPVDGDIDHMLTVMRDIHRHTARALGDERMWPLSMPCYIKEGQDIELAQYGTSNIGRFKTLYRSGLKNRYGALMQTISGVHYNFSLPLAFWQAKCQVEDAESGKEAISAGYFRLIRNYYRFGWVIPYLFGASPAICSSFLQGKPTKLPFEKTDCGMYYLPYATSLRLSDLGYTNKSQSNLGITFNDLHSYVAGLKRAIKTPSEEYAKLGLKKDGDYLQINTNILQIENELYAPIRPKRVTRDGESPSDALLRGGIEYIEVRSLDINPFSPIGVDENQVRFLDLFMVWCALADAPEMSSDELLCTRANWNRVILEGRKPGLTLGIGCETAQFPLEKVGKDLFRDLRRVAQTLDGIHGGQEYQQVCDRLVACFDDPELTYSARILRSMIENGIGGTGRMLADNYRNMLREEPLQALNEEDFRQEQAASLARQREIEAADTEPFDEWLAKQA from the coding sequence TTGATCCCGGACGTATCACAGGCGCTGGCCTGGCTAACCGAGCATCCTGAGGCATTGAAAGGCATTCGCCGTGGGCTTGAGCGCGAAACGCTGCGCGTCACGCCCGAAGGCGAGCTGGCGACCACGGGGCATCCGGAAAGCCTGGGCTCCGCGTTAACCCATAAGTGGATCACAACGGACTTTGCCGAAGCCCTTCTGGAATTTATCACGCCGGTAGATGGCGATATCGATCACATGCTGACGGTCATGCGCGATATTCATCGCCACACCGCCAGAGCGCTCGGCGACGAGCGCATGTGGCCGCTCAGCATGCCCTGCTATATCAAAGAGGGGCAGGATATTGAGCTGGCGCAATACGGCACCTCGAATATTGGCCGTTTTAAAACGCTCTATCGCTCAGGCCTGAAAAACCGCTATGGCGCGCTGATGCAGACGATTTCCGGCGTGCACTATAACTTCTCGCTGCCGCTGGCGTTCTGGCAGGCGAAGTGTCAGGTGGAAGATGCTGAGAGCGGCAAAGAGGCGATTTCGGCGGGATATTTCCGGCTCATCCGCAACTACTACCGTTTTGGCTGGGTGATCCCGTATCTGTTTGGCGCGTCACCGGCGATTTGCTCCTCTTTCCTGCAGGGCAAGCCGACGAAACTGCCGTTTGAGAAAACCGACTGCGGCATGTATTACCTGCCTTACGCGACGTCGCTGCGTTTAAGCGATCTGGGCTATACCAATAAATCGCAAAGCAATCTCGGGATTACGTTTAACGATCTGCACAGTTATGTGGCAGGATTGAAGCGCGCCATCAAAACCCCGTCGGAAGAGTACGCGAAGCTGGGGCTGAAGAAAGACGGCGACTATCTGCAAATCAACACCAACATTTTGCAGATTGAAAATGAGCTCTATGCGCCGATCCGTCCGAAGCGCGTCACGCGTGATGGCGAATCGCCGTCCGATGCGCTGCTGCGCGGCGGTATTGAATACATCGAAGTGCGTTCGCTCGATATCAACCCGTTCTCGCCGATTGGCGTCGATGAAAACCAGGTGCGTTTCCTCGATCTCTTTATGGTCTGGTGCGCGCTGGCGGATGCGCCGGAGATGAGCAGCGACGAGCTGCTGTGTACCCGCGCCAACTGGAACCGCGTGATTCTGGAAGGCCGCAAGCCGGGGCTGACGCTCGGCATCGGCTGCGAAACGGCGCAGTTCCCGCTAGAGAAAGTGGGCAAAGATCTGTTCCGCGATTTACGTCGCGTGGCGCAAACGCTCGACGGCATTCATGGCGGGCAGGAGTACCAGCAGGTATGCGACCGTCTGGTAGCCTGCTTTGACGATCCGGAACTCACTTATTCTGCGCGTATCCTGCGCTCAATGATTGAAAACGGGATTGGCGGCACCGGACGGATGCTGGCGGATAACTACCGCAACATGCTGCGTGAAGAGCCGTTACAGGCCCTGAATGAAGAGGATTTCCGTCAGGAGCAGGCGGCGTCGCTGGCGCGCCAGCGTGAGATTGAAGCCGCGGATACCGAGCCGTTTGATGAATGGCTGGCGAAGCAGGCGTGA
- the luxS gene encoding S-ribosylhomocysteine lyase: MPLLDSFTVDHTRMEAPAVRVAKTMNTPHGDTITVFDLRFCAPNKEVMPEKGIHTLEHLFAGFMRDHLNGNGVEIIDISPMGCRTGFYMSLIGQPDEQRVADAWKAAMQDVLKVKEQNQIPELNVYQCGTYEMHSLEEAQEIARHIIERGVGVNSNDELALPKEKLQELHL; this comes from the coding sequence ATGCCATTGCTTGATAGCTTCACTGTTGACCATACCCGTATGGAAGCGCCTGCGGTACGCGTGGCGAAGACCATGAACACGCCGCACGGCGACACTATCACCGTGTTTGACCTGCGTTTTTGCGCGCCGAACAAAGAAGTGATGCCGGAAAAAGGGATTCACACGCTGGAGCACCTGTTTGCCGGTTTCATGCGCGATCACCTGAACGGCAACGGCGTGGAGATTATCGATATCTCCCCGATGGGCTGCCGCACCGGTTTCTACATGAGCCTCATCGGCCAGCCTGACGAGCAGCGCGTGGCTGACGCCTGGAAAGCGGCGATGCAGGACGTGTTAAAAGTCAAAGAGCAGAACCAGATCCCTGAGCTGAACGTCTACCAGTGCGGCACTTATGAGATGCACTCACTGGAAGAGGCGCAGGAAATCGCCCGCCACATTATCGAGCGCGGCGTGGGCGTTAACAGCAATGATGAGCTGGCGCTGCCGAAAGAAAAATTACAGGAACTGCACCTGTAA